TCGATGAACAAAATTTCATAATAGGTGTGCCGATGCGGGGTATCTGTTGGCAATGGAGTTATGGGTAGTGTTTCAGGTATTTCCGTTGAAGTTCCATTACTGTTTTTAAACCGGTAAATTTTCAGTGCCGGAACCGGACTTAGTGATTTTGGAAGTGAATGAACAGGGATGTTATCAAACATGAAAGCACTATTTAGATTTTCTTAACCTTCCTATTCTTTTGAAAAGCCAAAGTATCAGCAGAACTACCAACGCCAAAGCAACGATCGGCAGAAAAACGGCGAGACCTGACAAACTGAACGAAGCAATATTTTCAGCCGTGGACACGACCGGGTTGCCAAAGCCGGCTGTTGTTTTTGACGAAAATAAGCGCAGCAGACCCGTACCAGCCTGAACCAAACCAGCAGTGCCGCCACCCAGAATAATTCCTAAGCCCCAATGCAGTACCGGATTATCAATTTGAATAAAAGAAGTCGAAAGTAAAATTCCGGCAAGAACGGCAGCCGGGGTGGCGATGGTATCCAGTAAATTGTCAATGAAAGGAACATAGTAACCACTAATTTCTGCAATAGTTGCTGTCAATAAAACAAAAAATGCCGGCCAGGTGGCCATCCATGCAAAGCCTTCACCCGGCGTTATCCATCCACACAGCGTAGCAATATTAGCGACCAGCATCGGTAGAAATACACGAAAACCGCTGCTGGCGCTCAGGCCCACTCCAAGACAAATACTTAGAAAAATTTCCATGGCCTGATCGTTTGGATGAAGAATTCAGAAAAGCGGCAGTCAAGAAAGTTAGACAAAAAAATGAATTCTTCGTTTCTTTGGTGACGAATTTTACTTTTTCATTGTTGATGGTAAGATATGTGACAGTGAACAACAAATAAGAACCAACAACCACCAGTTTGTGAATCAGGAAACCAAAAGCGGCCAGATATTCGATCTGCCAACTCTTAAACGTTTATATACATTCGTTAGGCCTTACCAGAAGCAGTTTTATTTGCTGATCGTGATCATTATGGTCAACGCGGTATTGGCTCCGTTAACACCACTTTTGATAAAATATACCATTGATAAACCGATTGCCGAGGGGAATTATAATCAGCTGGCGATTATGCTGGGTGTTATGGTTTTGGTCTTAATTGTGCAGGGCGTTGTCCAGTTTTGGAATACCTATATGTCAGGCTGGCTTGGGCAATATATTATCCGTGATATCCGCGTTCAATTGTATGAAAAAATTATTGGACTGCGGTTGAAATTTTTTGATAATACACCAATCGGTCGTTTAGTAACGCGTACAATTTCTGATGTAGAAACGCTTTCTAATGTATTCAGTGATGGTATGGCGGCTATTGCAGGCGATATTTTGCAGCTGACATTGATCATTGCCGTTATGTTTTATACCGACTGGAAATTGTCAATCATCAGCCTTTCGATGATTCCGTTAATGCTTTTTTGTACCTATGTTTTCAAAGAAAAAATTAAGGATGCTTTTAACGAAGTACGTGCTGCTGTTTCTAACCTGAATTCATTTGTTCAGGAGCATATTACCGGAATGAGTATCGTTCAGATTTTTAGCAGTGAAGATATTGAATATGAGAAGTTTCAGGAAATTAACAAGATTCACAGAGACGCTAATATCCGGTCAATTTTATATTACTCAGTTTATTATCCGGTTGCCGACGTAATTTCTGCGGCGGGTACGGGGCTTGTAGTTTGGTATGGTTCGAAACAGATTTTAAATGCGGAAGTTACTTTCGGTACCGTTACTGCATTTGTCATGTTTATCAACCTGTTTTTCCGTCCGATCCGTCAATTGGCCGACCGTTTTAATACGTTACAAATGGGAATTGTAAGTACCGACAGGATTTTGAAACTGCTTGATAGTGATGAATATACCTCAAATGAAGGCACTTATGTACCGGAAGTAATCAAAGGCGAGGTAGAATTTAAAGATGTCTGGTTTGCCTATAATGACGAAGATTATGTTTTGAAAAATATCAATTTCAAGGTACGTGAAGGAGAAACAATCGCTTTTGTAGGAGCGACCGGTGCCGGAAAATCTTCGATTATAAATTTATTAAGCCGTTTTTACGATATCAATAAAGGACAGATTTTTGTCGATGGCGTTGAGGTTCATGAATATGAATTGAATGCTTTACGGAAAAATATTGGTGTCGTTTTGCAGGATGTTTTTCTATTCTCCGATACCATTGAAAACAATATCCGTTTAGGTGATTTTACAATTACGCATGAAAAGATTGTAGAAGCAGCAAAACTGGTTGGTGTTCATGATTTTATTGAAAGACTTCCGGGCGGTTATACTTACAATGTGATGGAGCGAGGAGCAACCTTATCCGTTGGTCAGCGACAGTTAATTTCCTTTGTTCGTGCGATGGTCCACAATCCTAAAATCATTGTTCTGGATGAGGCCACGTCTTCTGTGGATAGCGAAACGGAAGAACTGATCCAGAAAGCAATTGAGAAATTAATGGTAGGCCGTACAGCCATCGTTATCGCTCACAGACTTTCAACCATTCAGGAAGCAAACAAGATTATTGTTGTCGATAAAGGTGAGATTATGGAAGAAGGCACGCATGAGCAATTGCTTGAAAAAGAGGCATTTTATGCGAATTTGTACCGGATGCAGTATAAGGAGGTTTTAAAGATTGGGTAGAAAATATTTCTTGAATATTAAAGTTAACAGACCAGCTTGTTCTCAATGTAGAATAAGTTGGTCTGTTGTTTACGAGGTATTTTAATCGAAGTTTGAATAAAGTTTGTGAGTTTGAGTTTTGTAGGTAAAATTGCTTCTACATATCAACGTTGTGAAGTACTAGAGGTGATTTTTTATATCTAAACTTTACATCAACAATGGAAAAAGTATTACCCCGATCCTTGTCGGTATACCCGACTGTCCATTTTCTTTCCAGAAAAGAACGAGAAGTTCTCGTGCTCGTCGCCATGGGAATGACTTTAAAAGAGATTTCTATCAAGCTGGACGTTCTTCCCAAAAGTATTGACAATTACAAAGACCGGATTACTAAAAAATTGGGTGTGAACGGATATGGCGCACTGGGCCATTTTGCTTTCGAGAACAAAGCTTTGCTCCTTGAACTAGGGGTTTTCCTCTTTCCAAAGCCGGTAGTTGAAATTTCAAAAGTCAGGACCTTGCCGTTTAAAGAAATGGAAAATACTGCGGGAGGCGGTAACCGGACTGTAAAATACCGTTTCTGATGGCAGATATGAACATTCTCTATCCTGTTTTTTAAAATCAATTAAATCTCCAATCTCTTTATTACAGCCATGAAAAAGTTGCCGAAAGATCTAATGACTGAAATCACTGGTGGTGCTTGCAAAGGTGCAATCATACAATTGGGAAGAGCATTTATGCTAACCGGAATACTGTCCGGATGGGTAGCCCAGGTATTTTTTATGCCTTTTGATTTCTGTCAGTTCAGGTCTGATAAGCCAATTTCACCTCAAAAATTGAGGTGAAATTTCTTTTGTTTTTCAAGAAAAATTTGTAATATATTTGTTTTGTCATGACAATGTTACGTAACATAGGCGGAAACCCAAACCGCGTGGGAAGTGATTTGGGGCGAGTTTTATTTTTAATTTATTAAAATGAAAAAGCTAAATTATTTACAGATGTCGCTAAGTTCGTAATATACTATTTTTAGTAAAGGGGGGGAGATCTAATCAAACTCCCCTTTACTAAATTTACCTAATGTAAAATTTATAATAAAATGAAAATAACAAGCAAGATATTAGGATTTGTTACGTTAGGGCTGGCTATTTTCTTACTGTGCGGAGGTTAGAATATATCAGATTATATTAGAAAATCGTCAATTTCTGATCGTAGAGATATAATATGTGGTTTTGTGTTTGGAATAGTTATTGTGTTTTTATCCAAGAGACAATATAATTTACCAAAAGAATGAATATTAGGACTTTTACATTTTTGATTTTTGGTATAGCACTGGTAATGATTGCCACTAGAAAATTCGTATTAGTTGATAGTATGTATTTTAGTAGCTACGCTGATTTATTCTCTGACGATCAAATAAAAGAACTGATTTTTTTTAAAACTAAGTGGCAATGGCTCGGTTATATATTAATCCCAGTAGTTTATTTGTTAAAATGTTTAGCTGTTGCATTATGTCTAAGTTTAGCTACTTATTTTATCTATGAAAGATTTTTGTATGAAAAGATGTTTAGCGTAGTCATAAAGGCTGAATTTATTTTTATAGTACCCGCATTAACAAAACTTTTTTGGTTCTTATTTTTTGTAAAAAATTACACGATCCAGGACTTTCAATATTTTTATCCTCTGTCAATGTTAAATATATTTAGCCCTAATTCACTGGAAACCTGGCTAATATACCCATTACAAGTCCTAAACATTTTTGAACTCATCTACTGGATTGTGCTGGCCTATTTATGGAACGGTGTTAGACAATATAATTCTGGGGCTAAAACCGGAGTGCGAAAACCTGGAATCTTTTTTTAATCAGGAACCTTACCTGACTTTCCTGAACACTTTGCCGCAGGGATTGATGACATTGGTGGGAGAAGAAGGATTAAATTTATCAGGTGGTCAAAAGCAGTGGATTGGCATTATGCGCGCCTTGTTTCATAAGCCGGGGCTGTTGCTTTTGGACGAAGCCACGTCTGCGATGGATGCACAAAACGAACGAAAGGTTTTGAATTTATTAAACAGTCTCAAAACTGATATAGCCATTCTTTACGTATCACATCGCTTGCATACACTGGCTAATTTTTGTGACCGAATTTATATTTTAGAGGAAGGAAACCTGGTTATTTCCGGTTCTCATGATGAATTACTTGAAACAGATAACATGTATAGCCGGTTTTGGAAGGATTTGGAAATTGAATTTTTGGTGAGATAAAACTTTTATAACCAACTTATAATAATGTAATTAGGAAGGGAATCTCCTGTAAAGTCAATTATTTATTCAAATATTGAATAAATTTTATAGTTCGTATTCTATTGGTTAATATTGATTCGTCATTATAGGTAAAAGGAATTTGAAGAAATTTGATAATGAATAGCTGACTATATTTTGAGATTTTTTCCTAACATTAATTGATAAATTGAATTGTAGATGGAACTCAAAGATCCTCACGCACGATTATTTCTTTTCTCAGCTTTTTTAATTGTAGAATTAGTATTGCTTATCCTTATCTTTCGAAAAGATAATGACTATAACTCAATCGAAGGTTTACTTGATAGCCAACTACTTCTTACTATTTTGCTTTTAATCAGTTTTTCAAATCAGTTGTGGAAGGCTTATCGAGAAATAAAAAAGACAGGGGAAGAAAATGACTCATATACAAGGAACGATTCTTAATTTATATCATTATTGAAGGGCTTTACATTTCTAAGGTTTGACAACCTTCAAATATCAGTCAATAACATTACTTTTCAAATTGAACAGCAAATGGACTTAAAATATCCTCACATTCGCTTAATCCTTTTCTCAATCTTAGCGATTATCACAATCCCACTTTCTATAAATTCCTTGAGAAAAGACATCGATTTTTCCTCATTTAACGACTGGCTTGATAGTCAATTATTATTAAACAGTAGTATGTCAATCAGTTTATCGGTTCAGGCCTGGAGAGCTTATAAGGAAACCAAAAAGATAAAAGAGGAAGAAATAGATAGAAATTGATTGGAATTATTTATTACAAAAATTGAGGCGCAAAATTGAATTTTACGCCTCAATTTTTGTAATAAATAATATTAATTTTTCCTCCCCGTATCACTCGTACTTGGTATCGGTGGCGGTCCAATTAAAAAGTCATCATCCGCACCACCTGTTCCGGTACTATCTCCGCCTACGTTCAGAGTATCACTCCGGCTGGATTGGAAATAATTTGGACAGTTATATTCCTTATCAATTTTGAAACTGGGTTTCGGAAATGGCCCGGGTTCTATCCCAATTGATTTGTCTTTGTATATTTTTTCAAGGAAACTCCCGACAATTGGTAAAGCGGTTTTTGCACCTTCACCGAGATTCGTTGTCCGGAAGTGGATACTGCGGTCGTCACCACCAACCCAGGCACCGATCACAAGATCACGTGTGATACACATAAACCAGCCATCTGAGTTATTAGAAGTTGTACCGGTTTTTCCACCGATTTCATTGTTATTTTTTGTTACATCAAACTTCCAGCGAATACTTCCTGATGTTCCCCCTGCTTCTTCAACACCGCCACGCAACATATTGACCATTAAAAACGCAGATTCCGGACTGATTGCCTGACGCGGTTCAGGAGCAAATTCCTGCACAATTTTTCCGTTTTGATCTTCAATTTTTGTTACCAGGATTGGCTCAGTATATTGTCCGTTGTTGACAAAGACACTATAAGCCGCAACCATATCATATAACGTAACATCAAACGGTCCAAGGCCGATGGAAGGTACCGCTTTCAGGGGCGTAGTGATTCCCATCTTTTTGGCATAACGCACCACATTGGCCGGTCCCACATCGTCAGTTAATTGAGCTGTAACGGAGTTGATAGATTGTGCCAATGCACGGCGTAAAGTCATATTGGAATAAGTAAAATAGCCATTTGCATTTTTCGGCTTCCATTCTTTCTCCTCACCATCTTCCATGTAAGTTTTTACAAATGGCTTATCTTCAATCTCATCACATGGCGACATGTTATAAGTTGAATCATCAATAGCCGTGGTATAAACAAAAGGTTTGAAAGTTGATCCTGGTTGGCGTCTTCCCTGTTTTACGTGGTCATATTTGAAATAATTGTAATCTAGTCCACCAACCCAGGCTTTGATATTTCCATTATGCGGATCCATCGCCATCATACCTGCACGCAGAATATGTTTGTAATAATCCAGAGAGTCCATCGAACTCCAGTATTTTTTTATCTCGCCACTGGTTTTCCAGTCATAAACCATCATGGTGTCTTTTTTATTAAGATACCATTTTATGCTGTCAGGCTGATTTGGAAATTTCGCTGCCAGTGACTTGTAACGGCTCGTACGTTTTACCACCGATTCAAGAAAATCAGGGATTTCTTTTCCGTCTTCATCAATCCATGGATTTTGTTTTCCCCAGTGATCTTCAAAAACGCGTTGCAACTGTTTCATTTTCTGAGTCATTGCTTCCTCTGCCTTTTCCTGCATGCGGGAGTCAATGGTTGTGTAAATTTTCAATCCGTCCGTATAAAGGTCATAGCCATTTTCATCACCCCATTTTTTTACAAAATCAACAACCGCATTTTTGAAATAATTGGCGTTGCCGTCGTATGGCGTTTCAAATTTGGTTTTTAATTCAATCGGTAAAGCACTGATTGAATCCGCAGCTTTTGCAGATAAATAACCGTATTTCTGCATCTGACCAATAACGACGTTACGACGTTCCAGCGATCTTTTGATATTTCGTACCGGATTATAAGTCGTGGTAGCTTTTTGCAAACCTACCAAAACAGCTGCCTCCTGTACATTCAAACTATCCGGAGATTTGCTGAAATAAGATTTTGCTGCGGTATTAATTCCGTAAGCATTATTTCCAAAATCTACCGTATTAAAATACATGGTCAGGATTTCCTGTTTTGTAAAATTCCTTTCCAGCTTAATGGCCGTGATCCATTCCTTGGTTTTATAAATCAGCGTACTCAATCCGGGAACATATCCCAGCAATCCGCGTGCATCTCTTTTTCGGGTTTTGAAAAGTTTTTTTGCCAGCTGTTGTGTTACAGTACTTCCGCCACCACGATCCGTTTCGCCTTTTGCGATACCAAAAGCCACACCAGCCATCGCCCGGTAATCAATCCCTGAATGTTCGTAAAAACGAATATCCTCAGTAGCGATAAGCGCCTTAATAAGATTTGGGGAAATTTGATCGTAAGAAACCGGCGTTCTGTTTTCAGTATAAAATTTACCGATCATGACACCGTCAGAAGTGTAAATTTCTGAAGACTGCGAAACTTTCGGGTTTTGAAGATCTTCTACACTTGGCATACTTCCCATCAACCAGAGGAAGTTCGTTTCAATACAAAAGATGTAAAAGAAAAATCCTATAAATCCATATAGAAAAAACTTCCATGTAAAAACGATAGGCCTGTAAAAAGCGGAGTTTTTGTCAAGATTTTTGTCCCACCACGCATGATAGGCTTCCCTATTTTGATGCAGGGAAAGAAAAAACGCTTCTGTCTTTGTCGTGCCGACAAAGAATGCAGAAATACGGAAGACTATACTTTTAATTATTGTTCTAAGCTGTGTTCCAATGAATTGAAACATTGCTTTCAGATTCTTGTAGAAGGTTTTGATAACTTCCATCAAACGTTAAGTTTCATAAAGGTGTCAAAGATAACAAAAGCCGGACACATCTCTGTATGTCCGGCTTTACGAGTGGCTCGCACTAAGATTTTTTAATAAATTTAAGTGCCACGCCGTTCATGCAATATCGTAATCCGGTTGGCTTTGGTCCGTCGTTAAAAACGTGACCCAAATGACCGCCGCAAGTTCTGCAAACTACTTCGGTACGGATCATACCGTGACTTCGGTCAACAATTTCTTCAACACTTTTTTCAGCGATCGGTGTAAAGAAACTTGGCCAGCCTGATCCCGAATCATATTTTGTTTCTGAACTGAAAAGAGGTGTATCACAAGCCGCGCAAACATAAATTCCTTCTTCTTTATTATCATTCAGCGGACTGGTGAAAGGTCTTTCGGTACCTTTTTCACGCAAAACAAAACACTGCTGTCCTGTCAGTTCTTTTGCCCATTCCTCTTCTGATTTTATTACTTCTCTCATCGATTTTTTCGGTTTAAGTTTTAAGCATTTGTCATCCCAAATTGAAATACAATTCAATGAACAATTGCTAATATGACAACAACTAGCGCTTATGGAAAATTCGCCTGATCCATGAATCTTCGGCTGGCCAGCATTTATTTGCTGATTCTGGTGGCCTTCTGAATAATCCCGCCGAAACTCCAAAATACAAATTAAATGCCTTCGGATTTCCAACATTTAACAAGCCAAGTATATGGTCTGTCCCAATCCAGATAGGTCCTGCACGTCCGGCCAAGCCAATCGCGGGAGAACTGTATCGGTTCATGATTGAAATTGGTACAGATACTTCATACCATTTATGTTCATATCTTGGTGTAACAGAAAGCATTGATTCGCTTTTCATTCCAAATGCAGTTTGTGGTATCAAATTCTGTACCCAGAGTGCATTCACATACACATTTGGCTTAATATTGTAATCACCGCTTACCTGAAAGGCCATTGGAAGCACCGTTGAAAAGTGTGCAGCCTGCGTTCCTGATACGCCAAAAGCTTTATTCACTGCATCGTAGGCGCCTTCTGAACCCATTAATTTTTGAAAATCATCATAGCGCAAAATTTTGTTGGATGTAGAAACTTCCTGCTGCAACAAATAGGTAGGATTTCGCCAGCGTACCCTGCCGATATCAGTTATGGAGGCAGAAATGCGATACAGGTATTTATTTTTACTATTGTCTCTTTTTCTCTCGCCTCGCTCGGTGTAAGAATATTTATTAATGTCGGGCCGGTATTCATAAACTGCGCCTAAATCAAAACCCCAGCCACTTCCTGCCGGAGCATTTCCTAAAAGCCAGGAAACACTTGGTTTAAAATTCTGAAAAGCTTCGTCGCGTGTTATACCATATTTCACATTGACCTGATCGGCAACAATTAATTGTCTTCTGTTTTGCCAGGCCGGATCCGGCTGTATGGAGTAAGATGAGTTATCAACTTCTACATGAGCATTATATAAACCTATAAGCCGCTTTATTGTGATACCAACTTTAAGATAATCAGTTTCATTGTCGATCACGGTGCCGCCAACTGTCATAGCCAGTTCTCCTAATCCGTTAACATTCAGGCGACCGGACTGATTTTCAAAATGCTGATTTTGAAGGTCAGTTTCCCTTGTAGTTTTACTTAATAAACGTGCAAGTGGTTCGGTAATGTTGGATCCGTTGATGTATACCCGTGTACGTGCGGCAAGTCCTACACCAATTTTATTTTTGAAAAGTCCGAACATGATGGAAGGAAGACGTATGTCTACACCGGCATTCAGCCATTTGTCACGGCCGTTTAATCTTTCTTTTAAATAGGCCCGGGGGAATAAGACTGCACCTTTTTCATTTCGATATTCGCTTGAAACCTGATTGGTGATGAGGCTCAAAAAAGAGTAGGGAGCATTATAACGGACGCCACTGTTGGCAGTGTACAAGCCAGCTCCTGCAAAATTAACGTAAACACTGTAACGGCTATCGGCTACAAAAGCCGGATTGTGATACAAGGCCTGTGTTCCGGAATAATTTCCCATACCTATGCCCTGCATAAACTGCGACCAGCCAACAGTTGATAAACCCAATAAAATTCCTGCAACAAGTAAAATTTTCCTATACATGTGTGTAAAACGGTAAACCTTCGGATTCATTATTCCCGATGCAAATAAAACAGGAACCTGACTGACATGCAAAGTTTGTTTAGTTAAGGGAATAATAAATAATTGAGAGGGCAGATGGAGCTTATTTTTTATGAATATATTGCATATCTTCAAATTTTACCGGCATTTACTGTACGGTCATAAATTCTTTAAGCTGTTAACAGCGAAACTTTTGATTCATACTGAAAGCCGGATTTTCACTTCCTGGAATAATTTTTAGTTGTCTTTGAAAGAGTGTATGTTTTGCAAATTGAAACATATACCATATATTGTTCTGTAAATAATAGAAGTATACTTATTCAAATTTTGTATTGTATGAATTTTTCATTCTCTGATTATCAATGCGAGGAGTTCTTTGACGAGATGTTTACGCCTGATGGCCAGATTCGTCCGGGGTATGAACATCTTAAAAATAAATTTGAAAATTTGACCAATGAAGATCTGACAAACAGACAGTTAGCTACTGAACGTGCGCTACTTTCAATGGGGATTACTTTCAATGTTTATTCCGAAGGCGAGGGAACGGAACGGATTATGCCGATTGATATCATTCCACGCGTGCTGCCGAATGCGGAGTGGGAATGGCTTGAAAAAGGTTTGAAACAACGCATCAAGGCGTTAAATATGTTCATACACGATGTTTATAATGAACAGAATATTTTAAACGACGGAGTTGTTCCGCGTGATCTGATTGAATCCAGCAAATGTTTTTTAAAACCTTGTATCGGTTTAAATCCTCCAAAAGGAATCTGGTGCCATATTACAGGTACCGATTTGATTAAAGGTGACGACGGTACTTTTATGGTTTTGGAAGATAACCTGCGTTGCCCTTCCGGCGTGTCTTATATGATTGAAAACAGGGAATTGTCAAAACAGATTTTTCCTGATGTGTTAGCGCGTACCGGTGTTCGTCCTGTTTCTGATTATCCGACAAGATTGTTGCAAATGCTTCAGCATCTGGCTGACCGTCCAAATCCTACTGTTGCTGTTTTGACACCGGGAATTTACAATTCAGCATATTTTGAGCATTCCTACCTGGCCCAGCAAATGGGTGTTGAGCTGGTTGATGCGCGTGATCTTGTCGTTTCGGATGGATATGTAAAAATGCGTACAACAAGCGGTTTGCAAATCGTTGACGTAATTTATCGTCGTATTGATGATACTTTCCTTGATCCGGAAGCATTCAATCTTGATTCTTTAATTGGTATTCCAGGTATTTTTGAAGTGTATAAAAAAGGCCGCGTTGCTTTGGCAAATGCACCCGGAACGGGTGTTGCTGATGATAAAGTTGTATATGCTTATGTGCCGCGTATCATTGAATATTATCTGAAAGAAGAAGCAATTATTCCAAACGTAAAAACATACATCTGCCGCGAACCGGAAGATTTTGAATACGTATTGGAAAATATTCATGAGCTTGTTGTAAAAGAAGCCAACGAAGCGGGTGGTTATGGGATGATGATCGGGCCAAAAGCGACGGAAGAAGAACATGAAATATTCAGACAGAAAATACGTGATAATCCACGTAATTACGTAGCACAGCCAACAATTTCTCTTTCAAGAGTTCCTTGTATGGTTGATGGACATGCCGAAGGCCGTCACGTCGACCTTCGTCCTTATATTTTATATGGTGATGATATCAGTGTGATTCCTGGCGGACTTACACGTGTGGCGTTAAGAAAAGGCTCTCTTGTCGTAAATTCATCTCAGGGAGGTGGAGGAAAGGATACCTGGGTACTTTATTAAGTCGAAATTGATACGGTTTTTAGTAAACAGTTTAAAAAAAACATGTATAAAGTGTGCGTTTAAGGCACTGGCATTAAA
The nucleotide sequence above comes from Dyadobacter subterraneus. Encoded proteins:
- a CDS encoding DUF4126 domain-containing protein, whose amino-acid sequence is MEIFLSICLGVGLSASSGFRVFLPMLVANIATLCGWITPGEGFAWMATWPAFFVLLTATIAEISGYYVPFIDNLLDTIATPAAVLAGILLSTSFIQIDNPVLHWGLGIILGGGTAGLVQAGTGLLRLFSSKTTAGFGNPVVSTAENIASFSLSGLAVFLPIVALALVVLLILWLFKRIGRLRKSK
- a CDS encoding ABC transporter ATP-binding protein, yielding MNQETKSGQIFDLPTLKRLYTFVRPYQKQFYLLIVIIMVNAVLAPLTPLLIKYTIDKPIAEGNYNQLAIMLGVMVLVLIVQGVVQFWNTYMSGWLGQYIIRDIRVQLYEKIIGLRLKFFDNTPIGRLVTRTISDVETLSNVFSDGMAAIAGDILQLTLIIAVMFYTDWKLSIISLSMIPLMLFCTYVFKEKIKDAFNEVRAAVSNLNSFVQEHITGMSIVQIFSSEDIEYEKFQEINKIHRDANIRSILYYSVYYPVADVISAAGTGLVVWYGSKQILNAEVTFGTVTAFVMFINLFFRPIRQLADRFNTLQMGIVSTDRILKLLDSDEYTSNEGTYVPEVIKGEVEFKDVWFAYNDEDYVLKNINFKVREGETIAFVGATGAGKSSIINLLSRFYDINKGQIFVDGVEVHEYELNALRKNIGVVLQDVFLFSDTIENNIRLGDFTITHEKIVEAAKLVGVHDFIERLPGGYTYNVMERGATLSVGQRQLISFVRAMVHNPKIIVLDEATSSVDSETEELIQKAIEKLMVGRTAIVIAHRLSTIQEANKIIVVDKGEIMEEGTHEQLLEKEAFYANLYRMQYKEVLKIG
- a CDS encoding helix-turn-helix transcriptional regulator, with amino-acid sequence MEKVLPRSLSVYPTVHFLSRKEREVLVLVAMGMTLKEISIKLDVLPKSIDNYKDRITKKLGVNGYGALGHFAFENKALLLELGVFLFPKPVVEISKVRTLPFKEMENTAGGGNRTVKYRF
- a CDS encoding ATP-binding cassette domain-containing protein — its product is MNSSTGLCWPIYGTVLDNIILGLKPECENLESFFNQEPYLTFLNTLPQGLMTLVGEEGLNLSGGQKQWIGIMRALFHKPGLLLLDEATSAMDAQNERKVLNLLNSLKTDIAILYVSHRLHTLANFCDRIYILEEGNLVISGSHDELLETDNMYSRFWKDLEIEFLVR
- a CDS encoding penicillin-binding protein 1A encodes the protein MEVIKTFYKNLKAMFQFIGTQLRTIIKSIVFRISAFFVGTTKTEAFFLSLHQNREAYHAWWDKNLDKNSAFYRPIVFTWKFFLYGFIGFFFYIFCIETNFLWLMGSMPSVEDLQNPKVSQSSEIYTSDGVMIGKFYTENRTPVSYDQISPNLIKALIATEDIRFYEHSGIDYRAMAGVAFGIAKGETDRGGGSTVTQQLAKKLFKTRKRDARGLLGYVPGLSTLIYKTKEWITAIKLERNFTKQEILTMYFNTVDFGNNAYGINTAAKSYFSKSPDSLNVQEAAVLVGLQKATTTYNPVRNIKRSLERRNVVIGQMQKYGYLSAKAADSISALPIELKTKFETPYDGNANYFKNAVVDFVKKWGDENGYDLYTDGLKIYTTIDSRMQEKAEEAMTQKMKQLQRVFEDHWGKQNPWIDEDGKEIPDFLESVVKRTSRYKSLAAKFPNQPDSIKWYLNKKDTMMVYDWKTSGEIKKYWSSMDSLDYYKHILRAGMMAMDPHNGNIKAWVGGLDYNYFKYDHVKQGRRQPGSTFKPFVYTTAIDDSTYNMSPCDEIEDKPFVKTYMEDGEEKEWKPKNANGYFTYSNMTLRRALAQSINSVTAQLTDDVGPANVVRYAKKMGITTPLKAVPSIGLGPFDVTLYDMVAAYSVFVNNGQYTEPILVTKIEDQNGKIVQEFAPEPRQAISPESAFLMVNMLRGGVEEAGGTSGSIRWKFDVTKNNNEIGGKTGTTSNNSDGWFMCITRDLVIGAWVGGDDRSIHFRTTNLGEGAKTALPIVGSFLEKIYKDKSIGIEPGPFPKPSFKIDKEYNCPNYFQSSRSDTLNVGGDSTGTGGADDDFLIGPPPIPSTSDTGRKN
- the msrB gene encoding peptide-methionine (R)-S-oxide reductase MsrB; its protein translation is MREVIKSEEEWAKELTGQQCFVLREKGTERPFTSPLNDNKEEGIYVCAACDTPLFSSETKYDSGSGWPSFFTPIAEKSVEEIVDRSHGMIRTEVVCRTCGGHLGHVFNDGPKPTGLRYCMNGVALKFIKKS
- a CDS encoding DUF5723 family protein; the protein is MYRKILLVAGILLGLSTVGWSQFMQGIGMGNYSGTQALYHNPAFVADSRYSVYVNFAGAGLYTANSGVRYNAPYSFLSLITNQVSSEYRNEKGAVLFPRAYLKERLNGRDKWLNAGVDIRLPSIMFGLFKNKIGVGLAARTRVYINGSNITEPLARLLSKTTRETDLQNQHFENQSGRLNVNGLGELAMTVGGTVIDNETDYLKVGITIKRLIGLYNAHVEVDNSSYSIQPDPAWQNRRQLIVADQVNVKYGITRDEAFQNFKPSVSWLLGNAPAGSGWGFDLGAVYEYRPDINKYSYTERGERKRDNSKNKYLYRISASITDIGRVRWRNPTYLLQQEVSTSNKILRYDDFQKLMGSEGAYDAVNKAFGVSGTQAAHFSTVLPMAFQVSGDYNIKPNVYVNALWVQNLIPQTAFGMKSESMLSVTPRYEHKWYEVSVPISIMNRYSSPAIGLAGRAGPIWIGTDHILGLLNVGNPKAFNLYFGVSAGLFRRPPESANKCWPAEDSWIRRIFHKR
- a CDS encoding circularly permuted type 2 ATP-grasp protein translates to MNFSFSDYQCEEFFDEMFTPDGQIRPGYEHLKNKFENLTNEDLTNRQLATERALLSMGITFNVYSEGEGTERIMPIDIIPRVLPNAEWEWLEKGLKQRIKALNMFIHDVYNEQNILNDGVVPRDLIESSKCFLKPCIGLNPPKGIWCHITGTDLIKGDDGTFMVLEDNLRCPSGVSYMIENRELSKQIFPDVLARTGVRPVSDYPTRLLQMLQHLADRPNPTVAVLTPGIYNSAYFEHSYLAQQMGVELVDARDLVVSDGYVKMRTTSGLQIVDVIYRRIDDTFLDPEAFNLDSLIGIPGIFEVYKKGRVALANAPGTGVADDKVVYAYVPRIIEYYLKEEAIIPNVKTYICREPEDFEYVLENIHELVVKEANEAGGYGMMIGPKATEEEHEIFRQKIRDNPRNYVAQPTISLSRVPCMVDGHAEGRHVDLRPYILYGDDISVIPGGLTRVALRKGSLVVNSSQGGGGKDTWVLY